The DNA window CCCCCACACAGCATTCAACAAAAAGCGCTGAGTCATCGCCTTACCCCGATGCTCGATCAGCGTCAACAACAACTTGAACTCCGTCGGCGTCAGGTGAATCTCTTCATCGTTGCGACGCAGAGACCGGCCTTCCAGATCGACACGCAAATTGCCAAACCGGAAAATGGGTTCCGCATAGGTGGCCTGCCGCTGTCTCCGCAAACCGGCACGGATGCGTGCCTGCACCTCACCGATGGAAAAGGGCTTCGCGACAAAGTCATCGGCGCCGAGATCGAGAGCCCGGATCTTATCTTCTTCCCTGCCTCGCGCACTCAGCACCACAATCGGAGCCACGCTGAACTCGCGCAGTTGAGGAATCAAGCTCAGGCCATCTCCATCCGGTAAGCCAAGATCCAGCAGCACCAGGTCCGGCTGGCGGGACCGCGCTTCTCCGATGGCCGCACCCAGCGTCGCGGCCCATGCAACACGATACCCCGCTCCTTCCAACGAGGTCTGGAG is part of the Bryobacter aggregatus MPL3 genome and encodes:
- a CDS encoding response regulator, translated to MTNAPLILVVEDDVQISRVLQTSLEGAGYRVAWAATLGAAIGEARSRQPDLVLLDLGLPDGDGLSLIPQLREFSVAPIVVLSARGREEDKIRALDLGADDFVAKPFSIGEVQARIRAGLRRQRQATYAEPIFRFGNLRVDLEGRSLRRNDEEIHLTPTEFKLLLTLIEHRGKAMTQRFLLNAVWGPQSLDQAQYLRVYMAQLRRKIEADPARPRYLKTETGVGYRFVPED